A window from Virgibacillus sp. NKC19-3 encodes these proteins:
- the tlp gene encoding small acid-soluble spore protein Tlp produces the protein MTDKNHQPKPDDRSDNAEKLQDMVQDTMQNLEEAQDTMEFSSGEDKEKIKAKNERREKAIEGMRDEIKDERNNE, from the coding sequence ATGACTGACAAAAATCATCAGCCAAAACCGGATGATCGTAGTGATAATGCAGAGAAACTTCAAGATATGGTCCAAGATACCATGCAAAATCTGGAGGAAGCCCAGGATACGATGGAATTTTCCTCCGGAGAAGATAAGGAGAAAATAAAAGCGAAGAACGAGCGTCGCGAGAAAGCAATTGAAGGGATGCGAGATGAGATCAAAGATGAACGAAATAATGAATAA
- a CDS encoding FbpB family small basic protein: MSLKKRLAFDELVRENRQQILKDHLLMEKIEKNLEKRMHQSVKRKELS; this comes from the coding sequence GTGTCTTTAAAGAAAAGACTTGCATTTGATGAATTAGTTCGGGAAAATCGTCAACAAATTTTGAAGGACCATTTACTAATGGAAAAAATCGAAAAAAACTTAGAAAAGAGAATGCATCAATCCGTAAAGCGAAAAGAACTATCATAA